Proteins encoded within one genomic window of Geminocystis sp. M7585_C2015_104:
- a CDS encoding YggS family pyridoxal phosphate-dependent enzyme: MREDRENGLRVRWQRIRRGIPATVRLIAVTKTVGVETIKLAYQEGIKDFGENRLQDATPKQEQLRDYNDICWHFIGHLQTNKAKKVVECFPWIHSVDSLKLAQKLDECSKQAKETGKIADYPQVCLQVKLLPDENKYGWHPRQLWQDLDFLQSLSHLHFRGLMTILPLGLSSEEMFAAFCRLRELKEEIRQKGYFDDRFDQLSMGMSDDYELAIKAGATMIRLGRILFDEDYPLG; the protein is encoded by the coding sequence ATGAGAGAAGATAGAGAGAATGGTTTAAGGGTGAGATGGCAGAGGATTAGACGAGGAATACCAGCCACAGTGAGATTAATTGCGGTTACAAAGACTGTGGGAGTGGAGACGATAAAATTGGCTTACCAGGAAGGAATAAAGGATTTTGGGGAGAATCGACTACAAGATGCTACCCCTAAACAGGAACAACTTAGGGACTATAATGACATATGTTGGCATTTTATCGGACACCTACAAACAAATAAGGCAAAGAAGGTAGTAGAATGTTTCCCCTGGATTCATTCGGTGGATAGTCTTAAATTGGCACAAAAGCTGGATGAGTGTAGTAAACAGGCAAAAGAGACAGGGAAGATAGCCGATTATCCTCAGGTGTGTTTACAGGTGAAACTGCTACCGGATGAGAATAAATATGGGTGGCATCCCCGGCAGTTATGGCAGGATTTAGACTTTTTACAATCCCTTTCTCATCTACATTTTCGTGGCTTAATGACGATTTTGCCGTTGGGGTTGTCTTCAGAGGAGATGTTTGCCGCCTTTTGTCGTCTGCGGGAGTTGAAAGAGGAAATTAGACAGAAGGGCTATTTTGATGATAGATTTGATCAACTCTCTATGGGGATGTCTGATGACTATGAGTTAGCCATAAAAGCTGGTGCCACTATGATTCGTTTAGGTAGAATTCTATTCGATGAGGACTATCCCCTGGGTTAG
- the scpB gene encoding SMC-Scp complex subunit ScpB, with protein sequence MTVAGGEGNRGRGGRRQRQQEGELEKTTLSKQIEAILYLKAKPTTVREIASLTGYSPEEVEEALIQLLTDYAYRETALEIVEKGGGYCLQLQPVYQSLLENLMPAELSKATLKTLAAIALKGPILQSELISLRGSIAYQHVKELVELGFVRKSRQREGKSYWLEVTDKFHRYFEINSLPQ encoded by the coding sequence ATGACGGTGGCAGGGGGTGAAGGCAATAGAGGGAGGGGGGGGAGAAGACAACGACAACAAGAAGGGGAATTAGAGAAGACGACTTTAAGCAAACAGATAGAGGCAATTTTATATCTGAAAGCCAAACCCACCACTGTTAGAGAAATTGCCTCCCTTACCGGTTATTCCCCCGAAGAGGTGGAAGAGGCATTAATCCAACTACTCACAGACTATGCCTATCGGGAAACCGCCTTGGAAATTGTGGAAAAGGGGGGAGGCTACTGTCTGCAACTCCAACCCGTTTACCAATCCCTGTTGGAAAACCTAATGCCTGCGGAGTTGAGTAAAGCCACACTAAAAACCTTAGCAGCAATTGCTTTAAAAGGCCCTATTCTTCAGAGTGAGTTAATATCCCTTCGTGGCAGTATCGCCTATCAACACGTCAAAGAGTTGGTGGAATTAGGGTTTGTGCGAAAAAGCCGTCAACGGGAGGGTAAATCCTATTGGTTGGAAGTCACAGACAAGTTTCATAGATACTTTGAAATAAATTCCCTACCCCAGTAA
- a CDS encoding plastocyanin yields MRKLGVLLISLVVFLFGSMGVVATPALGDTVVVKMGTDSGMLAFEPAEVKIKAGDTVKWVNNKLAPHNVVFDSSVKNADKLSHKALAFAPGESFEIKFTEPGVYPYYCEPHRGAGMIGKVIVE; encoded by the coding sequence ATGAGAAAATTGGGTGTATTGTTAATCTCCCTAGTTGTTTTCTTGTTTGGCAGTATGGGAGTGGTAGCTACCCCAGCCTTAGGAGACACTGTAGTGGTGAAAATGGGGACTGACAGTGGGATGTTGGCATTTGAACCTGCAGAGGTTAAAATAAAGGCGGGGGATACTGTGAAATGGGTGAATAATAAACTAGCACCTCACAACGTGGTTTTTGATTCCAGTGTGAAAAATGCTGATAAGTTGAGTCATAAGGCCTTAGCATTTGCCCCCGGTGAGTCCTTTGAGATAAAATTTACTGAACCTGGAGTATATCCCTACTATTGTGAGCCTCATAGAGGCGCTGGTATGATAGGGAAAGTCATTGTGGAATAG
- a CDS encoding NADH-quinone oxidoreductase subunit M, protein MLSFLIWFPVFAAIIISIVPGKRGGYFYCFFALFVSLITFIYSVAVAAKFDASLPAIQLRESFVWLEWLGLSYDLGIDGLSLPLVLLNCFLTSIAIYISKKETERPRFYYALILLLMGSVNGAFLAQNLLLFFLFYEIEIVPLYFLIAVWGGARRGYAATKFLLYTALSGILILISFLGLVWFSGESTFAFEGLKSHLLPVKTQILLLIPLLIGLFIKIPIFPFHTWLPDAHVEASTPISVLLAGVLLKLGTYALLRFGVGLFLQGWVAISPYLAYIAANSALYGAMCAISQKDMKKVVAYSSIAHMAYVLLAASAATRLSLQASILQMVSHGLISALLFTLVGLVYETTGSRDVDYLRGLLNPQKGLPITGSLMILGVMASAGIPGMIGFISEFLVFRGSFPIFPIPTILCMVGTGLTAVYFLLMINKVFFGRLTPELANLPPVSWADELPAIILASLIVLFGLQPHFVTGWSDNEAVILFYGSQETVSTVIPDRG, encoded by the coding sequence ATGTTAAGTTTCTTGATTTGGTTCCCCGTTTTTGCCGCAATAATTATATCCATTGTACCAGGGAAAAGAGGGGGATATTTTTACTGCTTTTTCGCCCTTTTCGTCTCCTTAATTACTTTTATTTACAGTGTCGCTGTAGCGGCGAAATTTGATGCTAGCCTACCAGCAATTCAACTGAGGGAGAGTTTTGTCTGGTTGGAGTGGTTAGGTTTAAGTTACGACTTGGGAATTGATGGTTTATCCCTGCCTCTAGTGCTCCTCAATTGTTTCTTGACATCAATTGCTATATATATATCTAAGAAGGAAACTGAGCGTCCTCGTTTTTATTATGCCCTAATACTGCTGTTAATGGGGAGTGTGAATGGGGCATTTTTGGCACAAAATCTGTTACTATTCTTCCTTTTTTATGAGATAGAAATAGTGCCATTGTATTTTTTGATAGCGGTGTGGGGGGGTGCAAGGAGGGGATATGCGGCAACAAAATTTCTTCTCTACACTGCCTTGTCGGGGATTTTAATACTAATTAGTTTTTTGGGACTAGTATGGTTTAGTGGGGAGTCCACTTTTGCTTTTGAGGGGTTAAAATCTCATCTGTTACCCGTAAAAACACAAATTCTCCTGCTAATACCCCTCTTGATTGGTTTGTTTATCAAAATCCCTATTTTCCCCTTCCACACTTGGTTACCAGACGCCCATGTGGAGGCTAGCACACCTATTTCGGTATTATTGGCTGGGGTATTGTTAAAACTAGGCACTTATGCCTTGTTGCGTTTTGGGGTGGGATTGTTTTTACAGGGTTGGGTGGCTATTTCACCATACTTAGCCTATATTGCCGCTAATAGTGCATTGTATGGTGCCATGTGTGCCATTTCCCAAAAGGATATGAAAAAGGTGGTAGCGTATTCTTCTATTGCCCATATGGCATATGTATTGTTAGCCGCCTCAGCCGCTACTAGACTTAGTCTTCAGGCTTCTATTTTGCAGATGGTGAGTCATGGTTTGATTTCGGCTTTGTTGTTTACCCTGGTGGGGTTGGTGTATGAAACCACGGGTAGTAGGGATGTAGATTATTTGAGAGGATTACTCAATCCCCAGAAGGGATTACCTATAACAGGCAGTCTGATGATTTTGGGAGTGATGGCTAGTGCCGGTATTCCTGGTATGATTGGTTTTATTTCGGAGTTTTTGGTTTTCAGGGGGAGTTTTCCTATTTTTCCCATTCCCACTATACTTTGTATGGTTGGCACTGGTTTAACTGCCGTTTATTTTCTCCTTATGATAAATAAAGTCTTTTTTGGGCGTTTAACGCCAGAATTAGCCAATTTACCGCCAGTTTCTTGGGCAGACGAGCTACCTGCCATTATTTTAGCTTCTTTGATTGTCTTATTTGGCCTACAACCTCATTTTGTCACGGGTTGGAGTGATAACGAAGCAGTAATACTGTTTTATGGCAGTCAGGAAACTGTTTCCACTGTCATTCCTGATAGGGGTTAG
- a CDS encoding cation:proton antiporter subunit C has translation MLEALILLTVIVGFLGMVLKRNLLMKIMSMDVMSTGVVAYYVLIAARKGILTPILTGNQQGLAYADPVPQAVILTAIVIGFSIQALMLVGAMKLAVDNPTLDVEEIEGQFRK, from the coding sequence ATTTTAGAGGCGTTGATACTGCTGACGGTAATTGTGGGTTTCCTGGGGATGGTGTTAAAACGGAACCTGTTGATGAAAATAATGAGTATGGATGTGATGAGTACGGGGGTAGTGGCGTATTATGTCCTCATAGCCGCTAGAAAAGGAATACTAACACCAATTCTGACAGGAAACCAACAGGGCCTGGCATATGCAGACCCAGTACCCCAGGCCGTGATTTTAACTGCTATTGTCATAGGCTTTTCTATCCAGGCTCTGATGTTGGTGGGGGCGATGAAATTAGCAGTGGACAACCCCACCCTAGATGTAGAAGAAATAGAGGGACAGTTTCGGAAATGA
- a CDS encoding cation:proton antiporter: MKSVSLIHLALPFVGGFLVYLLPRWHRIICLGVLSVSLLFPLYLIVNGGSVFLNLKNNFGVTLYLDSTTGYFLLTNSLVTLATLIYCWQEGRNVFFYSQLMILFASVNGAFLSYDFITFYVAIEVLSIAAFLLISYNRNSQSIWIGLRYLFVSNVSMLFYLIGAVLVYKANHGFSFQGLVNSPPEAIALILLGLTVKGGVFISGLWLPLTHASVETPLSALLSGVVVKAGLFPLIRLATLSEDLEIIVRIMALAAVYLGGIQIIWAKDIKRLLALSTLSQLGYIIAAPPVAGFYALSHGLAKATLFLTTGKLPSRSLEDLWQTGIKTSLWWVMTVSSLSLMGIPPLAGFVAKTVTLQQLLPWQTIPLTVATLFTSIAFTKILIIPKNGETTEIHQNHWLAFSLLTGIIITTGFIIPSAYTPDKLAKSLILAATGFLISIPLLRGKEIQLPPFWENLENLLGMMSITLIGLFWMALF, from the coding sequence ATTAAAAGTGTGAGTCTAATCCATTTGGCTTTGCCTTTCGTAGGGGGTTTTCTTGTCTACCTCCTGCCAAGATGGCATCGTATCATCTGTTTGGGAGTATTGTCTGTTTCTCTGTTGTTTCCCCTGTATTTGATTGTGAACGGTGGTAGTGTATTTTTAAACCTCAAAAACAATTTTGGCGTAACCCTCTACTTGGATTCCACTACCGGTTACTTTTTGCTGACCAACAGTCTAGTAACACTGGCGACTCTGATTTACTGTTGGCAGGAGGGGAGGAATGTTTTTTTTTATAGCCAGCTAATGATTCTGTTTGCCAGTGTGAATGGTGCCTTTCTCAGTTATGACTTCATCACCTTTTATGTGGCAATAGAAGTTTTAAGTATTGCTGCCTTTCTCCTTATTAGCTACAACCGCAACAGTCAAAGCATTTGGATTGGCTTGCGGTATCTTTTTGTTAGCAATGTCTCCATGTTGTTTTACCTCATCGGGGCGGTGTTAGTATATAAGGCAAACCATGGTTTCAGTTTTCAGGGATTGGTTAATTCCCCCCCAGAAGCCATTGCCTTAATCCTGTTGGGATTGACAGTAAAGGGTGGCGTGTTTATCTCAGGCTTGTGGTTACCCCTAACTCACGCCTCTGTAGAAACACCTCTATCTGCATTACTCTCCGGGGTTGTTGTCAAGGCTGGATTATTCCCACTCATTCGTCTCGCTACCCTCAGTGAAGACTTGGAGATAATCGTTAGGATTATGGCTTTGGCAGCCGTATATCTAGGGGGAATTCAAATAATATGGGCAAAAGATATAAAACGACTCCTTGCCCTCAGCACCCTTTCCCAGTTAGGTTATATTATAGCAGCACCCCCTGTAGCGGGATTTTATGCCCTAAGTCATGGTTTAGCCAAGGCTACCCTGTTTTTAACTACAGGCAAACTCCCCAGTCGTAGTCTGGAAGATTTGTGGCAAACAGGTATTAAGACAAGTCTGTGGTGGGTAATGACTGTGTCTAGTCTCTCCCTCATGGGAATTCCTCCCCTTGCCGGTTTTGTTGCTAAGACAGTCACCCTTCAACAATTGTTACCCTGGCAAACTATCCCCCTTACCGTTGCCACCCTTTTTACCTCTATTGCCTTCACCAAGATACTCATCATCCCCAAAAACGGGGAAACAACAGAAATTCACCAAAACCACTGGCTAGCCTTCTCTCTTCTTACGGGGATTATAATCACCACCGGCTTTATCATTCCATCTGCCTATACCCCTGACAAGCTAGCCAAAAGCCTCATCCTGGCAGCCACTGGCTTTCTCATTTCCATCCCCCTGTTGAGAGGGAAAGAAATACAATTGCCCCCTTTTTGGGAAAATCTTGAAAACCTTCTGGGAATGATGAGTATCACCCTCATTGGACTTTTCTGGATGGCCCTCTTTTAG
- a CDS encoding insulinase family protein, with product MLKVIPKILVIIVLILGLENLLDCPPFALADSGSILPYLERAKENITEFTLENEIKFIVLKNSRAPVISFVTYVDVGAVNEPEGQTGIAHFLEHLAFKGTREIGTLDYEKEERLLKELDSLFEKIKQAKTENDQEKVKKLEAKFEQINKQAHELVKQNEFGQIVELEGGVGLNATTSADATVYYYSFPANKLELWMYLESERFLHPVFREFYEEKQVILEERRLRVDNSPIGKLIEAFLDVAFTSHPYKRPVIGYQEDISNLTRQNVQDFFEKYYGGKNITIAIVGDVEAEEVKRLARKYFGRFPPGNKSTPPIVNEPPQTSTREITIHYPSQPLYLEGYHIPDINNPDYVICELMGSILADGRTSRLYQSMVEKQKIALSVSAFAGFPGEKYPNLMVFYATPTPNTPLATLETSLHEEIKKLTEQLVSVEELTKVKTQAKASLLRTLDSNMGMARLLAKYEAITGDWRNLFLDLDKISAVTPQDIQRVARLIFTPENRIVARLLPPNPNP from the coding sequence ATGTTGAAGGTAATACCCAAGATACTGGTCATAATTGTGCTGATTTTGGGACTGGAAAATCTTTTAGACTGTCCTCCTTTTGCCCTGGCAGACAGTGGGTCAATTCTACCATATCTAGAAAGGGCAAAGGAGAATATAACTGAGTTTACCCTTGAAAATGAAATCAAATTTATAGTACTAAAAAATTCCCGAGCCCCTGTTATTTCTTTCGTTACCTATGTGGATGTGGGGGCGGTAAATGAGCCAGAAGGTCAAACAGGAATTGCCCATTTCCTCGAACACTTGGCTTTTAAAGGCACAAGGGAGATAGGCACTTTGGATTATGAGAAGGAAGAGAGATTGTTAAAAGAATTAGACAGCTTATTTGAAAAGATAAAACAGGCAAAAACAGAGAATGACCAGGAAAAAGTTAAAAAATTGGAAGCCAAATTCGAACAAATAAATAAACAGGCACATGAACTGGTAAAACAAAACGAATTCGGACAGATAGTAGAATTAGAAGGGGGGGTGGGGCTAAATGCGACTACTTCAGCAGACGCCACTGTTTATTACTACAGTTTCCCCGCCAACAAACTAGAGTTATGGATGTATCTGGAATCAGAGCGTTTTCTGCATCCAGTATTCCGGGAATTTTATGAGGAAAAACAGGTAATTTTAGAAGAGAGAAGACTAAGGGTTGATAATTCCCCCATAGGCAAACTAATAGAGGCATTTTTAGATGTTGCCTTTACTTCCCACCCCTATAAACGTCCTGTAATTGGCTACCAAGAAGACATTAGTAACCTGACAAGACAAAATGTCCAAGACTTCTTTGAAAAATACTATGGAGGCAAGAATATAACAATAGCCATAGTGGGAGATGTAGAGGCAGAAGAGGTAAAAAGACTGGCAAGGAAATATTTTGGACGTTTCCCCCCCGGTAACAAATCAACCCCACCCATTGTAAATGAGCCACCACAAACTAGCACTAGGGAGATAACTATCCACTATCCCTCCCAACCACTGTATCTAGAGGGTTACCATATCCCCGACATCAACAACCCCGATTATGTAATATGCGAACTCATGGGCTCAATTCTAGCAGATGGACGCACCTCTCGGTTGTACCAATCCATGGTAGAAAAACAAAAGATTGCCCTTTCTGTCTCCGCCTTTGCAGGCTTTCCCGGAGAAAAATACCCCAATCTAATGGTGTTTTACGCCACCCCTACCCCCAATACTCCCCTTGCCACCCTGGAGACATCCCTACATGAGGAAATTAAAAAGCTAACTGAGCAATTGGTGTCAGTGGAAGAATTGACAAAAGTCAAAACCCAAGCCAAAGCAAGTCTATTACGCACACTTGATTCCAACATGGGGATGGCTAGACTGCTAGCTAAATACGAAGCCATCACTGGCGACTGGCGTAACCTGTTTCTCGACCTAGATAAAATCTCTGCCGTTACCCCCCAGGACATTCAAAGGGTTGCCCGCCTCATCTTCACCCCCGAAAACCGAATCGTCGCCCGTCTCCTTCCCCCAAATCCTAACCCTTAA
- a CDS encoding NAD(P)H-quinone oxidoreductase subunit F, producing the protein MIDFLTKHIWWIPLYGLTGAVLTLPWALGLIRETGQRPAAYINLLMTFLSFVHGSIIFLNINQTPSETLDFPWFTIADLHLSFTIEISPISSGAIELVTTISLVSQLFALGYMEKDWSLARFYGLMGFFEAALGGIAISDSLLLSYGLLEMLTLSTYLLVGFWYAQPLVVTAARDAFLTKRVGDILLLMGIVALSSYGAGLNFSQLREWAQSHPLSDFTAALVGLALIAGPTGKCAQFPLNLWLDEAMEAPNPASVMRNSIVVCAGAYILIKLQPVFTISTIASDTLIIIGTITAIGASLIALAQIDIKRALSHSTSAYLGLVFIAVGLGHTDIAFLILFSHGVAKALLFLSAGAVVYTTNSQNITEMGGLWSKMPATTLAYMTGSGGVVGLLPLGILITYSRWFDGKLEVSWWLLSILILVNFLNALNLTRVFRAVFLGDCQPKTRRAPEVPWPMALPMVSLTIITLIAPLVPLQYNLWLSPNPPILDNHSPVVFYAIPLIILSGLVGAVVGCFIPLYRGFSRPVQKGLRLLQDLLAYDFYLDRIYQITVVSLVGNISRFISWCDRYIVDGVVNLVTLFTIFGSNTLRYNTSGQSQFYLLTILIGVSLLMWWVLGGQWQNIINYWSLF; encoded by the coding sequence ATGATTGATTTTTTGACAAAACACATCTGGTGGATACCCCTATATGGCCTAACGGGGGCAGTTTTAACTCTACCCTGGGCACTAGGTTTAATTCGCGAGACAGGACAACGTCCAGCAGCCTACATAAATCTTTTAATGACATTTTTGTCCTTTGTACATGGTAGCATTATTTTTCTGAATATAAATCAAACACCCTCTGAAACATTAGACTTCCCCTGGTTTACCATAGCAGATTTACACTTATCCTTCACCATTGAAATATCACCCATTAGCAGTGGCGCAATAGAATTAGTAACTACTATTAGCCTTGTATCCCAATTGTTTGCCTTGGGATACATGGAAAAGGATTGGTCATTGGCTAGATTTTACGGGCTAATGGGCTTTTTTGAGGCGGCTTTAGGGGGAATTGCCATAAGTGACTCTCTGCTGCTAAGCTATGGCCTGTTGGAAATGCTAACCTTATCTACCTATTTGCTAGTGGGATTTTGGTATGCACAACCATTGGTGGTAACAGCTGCCAGGGATGCCTTCTTAACTAAAAGGGTGGGAGACATTCTATTGTTGATGGGTATTGTGGCACTATCCAGCTATGGCGCTGGCTTGAATTTCTCTCAGTTGCGAGAATGGGCACAATCCCACCCCCTATCCGATTTTACCGCTGCTTTAGTTGGTTTAGCTCTCATTGCGGGTCCTACCGGCAAATGTGCCCAATTCCCCCTCAATCTCTGGTTGGATGAGGCTATGGAGGCGCCTAATCCTGCCAGTGTTATGCGTAACTCTATTGTAGTATGTGCTGGAGCTTATATACTGATAAAACTACAACCGGTATTCACAATATCCACCATAGCATCAGACACGTTGATAATTATAGGAACAATTACTGCCATTGGGGCTTCTCTGATTGCCCTAGCACAGATAGACATAAAAAGAGCACTATCTCATTCTACCAGTGCCTATTTGGGTTTGGTGTTCATTGCGGTTGGATTGGGGCATACAGACATTGCCTTTTTGATACTATTCAGTCATGGGGTGGCCAAGGCGTTGTTGTTTTTGAGTGCGGGTGCAGTTGTTTATACCACTAATAGCCAGAATATTACAGAGATGGGGGGATTGTGGTCAAAAATGCCGGCTACAACTCTGGCTTACATGACTGGCAGTGGTGGTGTTGTAGGGTTATTGCCGTTGGGCATTTTAATTACATATTCTCGTTGGTTTGACGGAAAACTAGAGGTATCCTGGTGGTTGTTATCCATTCTGATATTGGTTAATTTCCTAAATGCTTTAAATTTGACTCGCGTCTTCCGGGCAGTATTTTTAGGGGATTGTCAACCCAAAACCCGTCGTGCGCCAGAGGTGCCCTGGCCCATGGCACTCCCCATGGTATCTTTGACTATTATTACACTAATTGCTCCTCTTGTGCCACTACAGTATAATCTTTGGCTTAGTCCTAATCCCCCAATTCTAGACAATCACAGTCCTGTCGTTTTTTATGCTATTCCCCTGATTATTCTTTCCGGCTTGGTGGGGGCGGTAGTAGGCTGTTTTATTCCCTTATACCGTGGTTTTTCTCGTCCTGTACAGAAGGGGTTGCGTTTGTTGCAAGACTTGTTGGCCTATGATTTTTATCTAGACAGGATTTATCAGATTACAGTGGTTTCCCTGGTCGGCAATATTTCCAGGTTTATCAGTTGGTGTGACAGATACATAGTGGACGGTGTAGTCAATTTAGTTACTCTCTTCACCATTTTTGGCAGTAATACTCTCAGATATAATACTTCTGGCCAGTCTCAATTTTATCTTCTTACCATCCTAATTGGTGTTTCTCTACTCATGTGGTGGGTTTTAGGTGGCCAGTGGCAGAATATTATTAATTATTGGTCATTATTTTAG
- a CDS encoding Hsp70 family protein, with translation MTIAIDFGTSNTVVARINPETKETEIVKLVNLAQNNPNIPPVIPSLVYVNNAQEDDVIVGQRVRDRGLDYRGNERFFYNFKRGIGSELQGFLPVLDGVKVTFEKVGEWFLNKIIGELKDVDSLILTVPVDSFEKYRQWLTEICRKWRVERVKIIDEPTAAALGYGREEEGDSRILVMDFGGGTLDFSLVELARSFSKKTQGFIIKWGDKLLGKNSSQKTKLARVIAKAGTNLGGCDIDNWIVDYFHQQQGIVKSSLTTRLAERLKIKLSSETEAQEVYFNDETLETYDLRLSRSTFVEILQNNRFFERLSALMENVLQQAKANGIDKEAIDTVLLVGGSVQIPALREWLQKYFPKEKIKCEHPLDAIARGALKLEQQLEVRDFLYHSYGIRYWNKRKNAHDWHVIIPKGQPIPMPEARELILGASTPNQPSIELVIGELAGEETATEVYFDGERLVTRSIERGTRVVQPLNDRDGGKTIARLEPPGNPGQDRIRVLFRVDENKRLRITVEDLLTERILLDNVVVAELR, from the coding sequence ATGACAATTGCAATCGATTTTGGTACCAGTAACACTGTGGTAGCGCGCATTAATCCGGAAACAAAAGAAACGGAGATTGTAAAACTGGTTAACTTGGCTCAGAATAATCCAAATATCCCCCCAGTTATCCCCAGTCTGGTATATGTAAACAATGCCCAAGAAGATGATGTTATTGTTGGGCAGAGAGTTAGAGACAGAGGATTAGACTATAGAGGGAATGAGAGATTTTTCTACAATTTTAAAAGGGGAATAGGCAGCGAACTCCAGGGTTTTCTGCCGGTTTTGGATGGAGTAAAGGTGACCTTTGAAAAGGTTGGAGAGTGGTTTTTAAATAAAATAATCGGAGAATTAAAAGACGTAGACTCCCTTATTTTAACAGTGCCGGTAGATAGTTTTGAAAAATATCGTCAGTGGCTGACGGAAATTTGTAGAAAATGGCGAGTAGAAAGGGTTAAAATCATAGATGAGCCCACGGCGGCGGCACTGGGGTATGGCAGAGAAGAGGAGGGAGACAGTAGAATCTTGGTAATGGATTTTGGGGGAGGAACACTAGATTTTTCTCTGGTAGAATTAGCTCGGAGCTTCAGCAAAAAAACTCAGGGTTTTATAATAAAATGGGGGGATAAATTGTTGGGAAAAAACTCAAGTCAAAAAACAAAATTAGCTAGGGTAATAGCAAAAGCTGGCACCAATTTGGGGGGTTGTGATATAGACAATTGGATTGTGGATTATTTCCATCAACAACAGGGAATCGTTAAGTCTTCTCTGACAACGCGTCTGGCAGAAAGATTGAAGATTAAACTCTCCAGTGAAACTGAGGCACAAGAAGTTTATTTCAACGATGAGACTCTGGAAACTTATGATTTACGGCTAAGTCGCTCGACTTTTGTCGAGATTTTGCAAAATAATAGGTTTTTTGAGCGTTTATCCGCCCTGATGGAAAACGTATTGCAACAAGCCAAGGCTAATGGCATTGACAAGGAGGCCATTGATACTGTCTTGTTAGTGGGAGGCAGTGTACAAATTCCAGCCCTAAGAGAATGGTTACAAAAATATTTCCCAAAAGAAAAAATAAAATGTGAACATCCCCTTGATGCCATTGCCAGGGGAGCATTAAAATTAGAACAGCAATTAGAGGTAAGGGACTTTCTGTATCACAGTTACGGCATAAGATACTGGAATAAGAGGAAAAATGCCCATGACTGGCACGTAATTATACCCAAAGGACAACCCATCCCGATGCCAGAGGCAAGGGAGTTGATTCTGGGGGCCTCGACGCCAAATCAGCCTAGTATAGAGTTGGTAATAGGGGAGTTAGCCGGAGAGGAAACAGCCACAGAGGTTTACTTTGATGGCGAAAGGTTGGTTACTCGTAGTATAGAGCGAGGGACAAGGGTGGTACAACCGTTGAATGACAGGGATGGGGGGAAAACTATTGCTAGGTTGGAGCCACCGGGCAATCCAGGACAAGACAGGATTAGGGTATTATTTAGGGTGGATGAGAATAAGCGTTTGCGGATAACGGTAGAAGACCTACTTACTGAAAGAATTTTATTGGATAATGTAGTAGTGGCCGAATTGAGGTAG